In a genomic window of Rhododendron vialii isolate Sample 1 chromosome 12a, ASM3025357v1:
- the LOC131309963 gene encoding uncharacterized protein LOC131309963 isoform X2, whose product MHLTIISMADPHHLLAQPSNPQTQIQNQAQTHLLTTTDPSQPETQQNPEESSDSDPHLDKILQKLELFLTLLGFDQSSALRFGASWIAFLLIVVALPLAVLELLDCSDCEKYQIQVFEVEIVALQACLAAVSLLCLSHNLRNYGIRKFLFVDRCSGHMARFSDQYIQKISDSFRMLVLWVLSCFILKTAREVTRMLYMPHDSWWLPVAILLALIVSWTYATSIYLSACILFYLVCNLQIIHFEDYGKTLERESDVMVFIEEHIRLRHHLSKISHRFRIYLLLVFVVVTAGLVVTLFLTTGYAGLINLINGGDFVVSSLLQVAGITLCLGAAAKISHRAQGIASLASRWHATVTCSSADASQIRISSSMGNLGIASTLGSVFTNNSESDLGSLEHIAMPRITHLDSYMSSYLKRQAFDESWRNHYIRVDS is encoded by the exons ATGCATTTGACCATCATTTCTATGGCCGATCCTCACCATCTACTCGCACAACCATCTAACCCGCAAACTCAAATTCAAAACCAAGCCCAAACCCATCTTCTAACCACCACAGACCCATCCCAACCAGAAACCCAACAAAACCCAGAAGAATCTTCTGATTCCGATCCCCACCTGGACAAAATCCTTCAGAAGCTGGAATTGTTTCTCACTCTTCTGGGTTTCGACCAGTCCTCGGCCCTGAGGTTCGGGGCGTCGTGGATCGCGTTTCTCCTGATCGTCGTCGCGCTCCCGCTGGCTGTGCTCGAGCTGTTGGACTGCTCGGATTGCGAGAAGTACCAGATCCAGGTATTCGAGGTGGAGATAGTGGCGTTGCAGGCATGTTTGGCCGCCGTTTCTCTGCTTTGTCTCTCTCACAATCTGCGCAATTATGGGATAAGGAAATTTCTGTTTGTTGATCGGTGTAGTGGTCACATGGCTCGGTTTAGCGACCAGTACATTCAGAAAATTTCG GATTCTTTCCGCATGCTTGTACTATGGGTACTGTCgtgtttcattttgaagactGCACGTGAAGTCACCCGTATGTTATACATGCCTCATGATTCATGGTGGTTGCCTGTTGCTATTTTATTGGCTTTGATCGTATCATGGACGTACGCGACTTCAATCTATTTATCAGCTTGCATTTTATTCTATTTGGTCTGCAATTTGCAAATTATCCACTTCGAGGATTATGGGAAGACCTTGGAAAGAGAATCTGACGTCATGGTATTCATAGAGGAGCACATTCGGCTGCGGCATCACCTCTCTAAAATAAGCCATAGGTTCAGGATATATCTTCTTCTGGTGTTCGTAGTCGTCACAGCAGGCCTGGTTGTGACCCTATTCCTCACCACAGGATATGCTGgactaattaatttaataaacgGAGGTGATTTTGTT GTCTCATCACTTCTTCAGGTTGCTGGAATAACTCTTTGCTTGGGTGCTGCAGCCAAAATTTCCCATAGGGCACAGGGGATTGCATCGCTAGCAAGTAGATGGCATGCAACGGTGACATGCAGTTCTGCTGATGCATCTCAAATAAGAATATCAAGTAGCATGGGGAACTTGGGTATTGCCAGTACATTGGGGTCAGTGTTTACAAATAACTCGGAAAGTGATTTGGGGTCGCTGGAACATATTGCAATGCCTAGAATTACACATTTGGATTCCTATATGTCTTCATACCTCAAGAGACAAGCCTTTG ATGAATCCTGGCGGAATCACTATATTCGGGTTGACAGTTGA
- the LOC131309963 gene encoding uncharacterized protein LOC131309963 isoform X3, which translates to MHLTIISMADPHHLLAQPSNPQTQIQNQAQTHLLTTTDPSQPETQQNPEESSDSDPHLDKILQKLELFLTLLGFDQSSALRFGASWIAFLLIVVALPLAVLELLDCSDCEKYQIQVFEVEIVALQACLAAVSLLCLSHNLRNYGIRKFLFVDRCSGHMARFSDQYIQKISDSFRMLVLWVLSCFILKTAREVTRMLYMPHDSWWLPVAILLALIVSWTYATSIYLSACILFYLVCNLQIIHFEDYGKTLERESDVMVFIEEHIRLRHHLSKISHRFRIYLLLVFVVVTAGLVVTLFLTTGYAGLINLINGGDFVVSSLLQVAGITLCLGAAAKISHRAQGIASLASRWHATVTCSSADASQIRISSSMGNLGIASTLGSVFTNNSESDLGSLEHIAMPRITHLDSYMSSYLKRQAFGIAVLADESWRNHYIRVDS; encoded by the exons ATGCATTTGACCATCATTTCTATGGCCGATCCTCACCATCTACTCGCACAACCATCTAACCCGCAAACTCAAATTCAAAACCAAGCCCAAACCCATCTTCTAACCACCACAGACCCATCCCAACCAGAAACCCAACAAAACCCAGAAGAATCTTCTGATTCCGATCCCCACCTGGACAAAATCCTTCAGAAGCTGGAATTGTTTCTCACTCTTCTGGGTTTCGACCAGTCCTCGGCCCTGAGGTTCGGGGCGTCGTGGATCGCGTTTCTCCTGATCGTCGTCGCGCTCCCGCTGGCTGTGCTCGAGCTGTTGGACTGCTCGGATTGCGAGAAGTACCAGATCCAGGTATTCGAGGTGGAGATAGTGGCGTTGCAGGCATGTTTGGCCGCCGTTTCTCTGCTTTGTCTCTCTCACAATCTGCGCAATTATGGGATAAGGAAATTTCTGTTTGTTGATCGGTGTAGTGGTCACATGGCTCGGTTTAGCGACCAGTACATTCAGAAAATTTCG GATTCTTTCCGCATGCTTGTACTATGGGTACTGTCgtgtttcattttgaagactGCACGTGAAGTCACCCGTATGTTATACATGCCTCATGATTCATGGTGGTTGCCTGTTGCTATTTTATTGGCTTTGATCGTATCATGGACGTACGCGACTTCAATCTATTTATCAGCTTGCATTTTATTCTATTTGGTCTGCAATTTGCAAATTATCCACTTCGAGGATTATGGGAAGACCTTGGAAAGAGAATCTGACGTCATGGTATTCATAGAGGAGCACATTCGGCTGCGGCATCACCTCTCTAAAATAAGCCATAGGTTCAGGATATATCTTCTTCTGGTGTTCGTAGTCGTCACAGCAGGCCTGGTTGTGACCCTATTCCTCACCACAGGATATGCTGgactaattaatttaataaacgGAGGTGATTTTGTT GTCTCATCACTTCTTCAGGTTGCTGGAATAACTCTTTGCTTGGGTGCTGCAGCCAAAATTTCCCATAGGGCACAGGGGATTGCATCGCTAGCAAGTAGATGGCATGCAACGGTGACATGCAGTTCTGCTGATGCATCTCAAATAAGAATATCAAGTAGCATGGGGAACTTGGGTATTGCCAGTACATTGGGGTCAGTGTTTACAAATAACTCGGAAAGTGATTTGGGGTCGCTGGAACATATTGCAATGCCTAGAATTACACATTTGGATTCCTATATGTCTTCATACCTCAAGAGACAAGCCTTTGGTAt TGCTGTACTTGCAGATGAATCCTGGCGGAATCACTATATTCGGGTTGACAGTTGA
- the LOC131309963 gene encoding uncharacterized protein LOC131309963 isoform X1, with the protein MHLTIISMADPHHLLAQPSNPQTQIQNQAQTHLLTTTDPSQPETQQNPEESSDSDPHLDKILQKLELFLTLLGFDQSSALRFGASWIAFLLIVVALPLAVLELLDCSDCEKYQIQVFEVEIVALQACLAAVSLLCLSHNLRNYGIRKFLFVDRCSGHMARFSDQYIQKISDSFRMLVLWVLSCFILKTAREVTRMLYMPHDSWWLPVAILLALIVSWTYATSIYLSACILFYLVCNLQIIHFEDYGKTLERESDVMVFIEEHIRLRHHLSKISHRFRIYLLLVFVVVTAGLVVTLFLTTGYAGLINLINGGDFVVSSLLQVAGITLCLGAAAKISHRAQGIASLASRWHATVTCSSADASQIRISSSMGNLGIASTLGSVFTNNSESDLGSLEHIAMPRITHLDSYMSSYLKRQAFVLYLQMNPGGITIFGLTVDRGLINTIFFIELSLVLFVLGKTVVFTS; encoded by the exons ATGCATTTGACCATCATTTCTATGGCCGATCCTCACCATCTACTCGCACAACCATCTAACCCGCAAACTCAAATTCAAAACCAAGCCCAAACCCATCTTCTAACCACCACAGACCCATCCCAACCAGAAACCCAACAAAACCCAGAAGAATCTTCTGATTCCGATCCCCACCTGGACAAAATCCTTCAGAAGCTGGAATTGTTTCTCACTCTTCTGGGTTTCGACCAGTCCTCGGCCCTGAGGTTCGGGGCGTCGTGGATCGCGTTTCTCCTGATCGTCGTCGCGCTCCCGCTGGCTGTGCTCGAGCTGTTGGACTGCTCGGATTGCGAGAAGTACCAGATCCAGGTATTCGAGGTGGAGATAGTGGCGTTGCAGGCATGTTTGGCCGCCGTTTCTCTGCTTTGTCTCTCTCACAATCTGCGCAATTATGGGATAAGGAAATTTCTGTTTGTTGATCGGTGTAGTGGTCACATGGCTCGGTTTAGCGACCAGTACATTCAGAAAATTTCG GATTCTTTCCGCATGCTTGTACTATGGGTACTGTCgtgtttcattttgaagactGCACGTGAAGTCACCCGTATGTTATACATGCCTCATGATTCATGGTGGTTGCCTGTTGCTATTTTATTGGCTTTGATCGTATCATGGACGTACGCGACTTCAATCTATTTATCAGCTTGCATTTTATTCTATTTGGTCTGCAATTTGCAAATTATCCACTTCGAGGATTATGGGAAGACCTTGGAAAGAGAATCTGACGTCATGGTATTCATAGAGGAGCACATTCGGCTGCGGCATCACCTCTCTAAAATAAGCCATAGGTTCAGGATATATCTTCTTCTGGTGTTCGTAGTCGTCACAGCAGGCCTGGTTGTGACCCTATTCCTCACCACAGGATATGCTGgactaattaatttaataaacgGAGGTGATTTTGTT GTCTCATCACTTCTTCAGGTTGCTGGAATAACTCTTTGCTTGGGTGCTGCAGCCAAAATTTCCCATAGGGCACAGGGGATTGCATCGCTAGCAAGTAGATGGCATGCAACGGTGACATGCAGTTCTGCTGATGCATCTCAAATAAGAATATCAAGTAGCATGGGGAACTTGGGTATTGCCAGTACATTGGGGTCAGTGTTTACAAATAACTCGGAAAGTGATTTGGGGTCGCTGGAACATATTGCAATGCCTAGAATTACACATTTGGATTCCTATATGTCTTCATACCTCAAGAGACAAGCCTTTG TGCTGTACTTGCAGATGAATCCTGGCGGAATCACTATATTCGGGTTGACAGTTGACCGCGGtcttatcaatacaatcttttTCATTGAACTCTCACTAGTTCTCTTTGTACTGGGGAAAACCGTAGTTTTCACTTCATAA
- the LOC131309963 gene encoding uncharacterized protein LOC131309963 isoform X4, with protein sequence MHLTIISMADPHHLLAQPSNPQTQIQNQAQTHLLTTTDPSQPETQQNPEESSDSDPHLDKILQKLELFLTLLGFDQSSALRFGASWIAFLLIVVALPLAVLELLDCSDCEKYQIQVFEVEIVALQACLAAVSLLCLSHNLRNYGIRKFLFVDRCSGHMARFSDQYIQKISDSFRMLVLWVLSCFILKTAREVTRMLYMPHDSWWLPVAILLALIVSWTYATSIYLSACILFYLVCNLQIIHFEDYGKTLERESDVMVFIEEHIRLRHHLSKISHRFRIYLLLVFVVVTAGLVVTLFLTTGYAGLINLINGGDFVVSSLLQVAGITLCLGAAAKISHRAQGIASLASRWHATVTCSSADASQIRISSSMGNLGIASTLGSVFTNNSESDLGSLEHIAMPRITHLDSYMSSYLKRQAFARDCSSLAVILA encoded by the exons ATGCATTTGACCATCATTTCTATGGCCGATCCTCACCATCTACTCGCACAACCATCTAACCCGCAAACTCAAATTCAAAACCAAGCCCAAACCCATCTTCTAACCACCACAGACCCATCCCAACCAGAAACCCAACAAAACCCAGAAGAATCTTCTGATTCCGATCCCCACCTGGACAAAATCCTTCAGAAGCTGGAATTGTTTCTCACTCTTCTGGGTTTCGACCAGTCCTCGGCCCTGAGGTTCGGGGCGTCGTGGATCGCGTTTCTCCTGATCGTCGTCGCGCTCCCGCTGGCTGTGCTCGAGCTGTTGGACTGCTCGGATTGCGAGAAGTACCAGATCCAGGTATTCGAGGTGGAGATAGTGGCGTTGCAGGCATGTTTGGCCGCCGTTTCTCTGCTTTGTCTCTCTCACAATCTGCGCAATTATGGGATAAGGAAATTTCTGTTTGTTGATCGGTGTAGTGGTCACATGGCTCGGTTTAGCGACCAGTACATTCAGAAAATTTCG GATTCTTTCCGCATGCTTGTACTATGGGTACTGTCgtgtttcattttgaagactGCACGTGAAGTCACCCGTATGTTATACATGCCTCATGATTCATGGTGGTTGCCTGTTGCTATTTTATTGGCTTTGATCGTATCATGGACGTACGCGACTTCAATCTATTTATCAGCTTGCATTTTATTCTATTTGGTCTGCAATTTGCAAATTATCCACTTCGAGGATTATGGGAAGACCTTGGAAAGAGAATCTGACGTCATGGTATTCATAGAGGAGCACATTCGGCTGCGGCATCACCTCTCTAAAATAAGCCATAGGTTCAGGATATATCTTCTTCTGGTGTTCGTAGTCGTCACAGCAGGCCTGGTTGTGACCCTATTCCTCACCACAGGATATGCTGgactaattaatttaataaacgGAGGTGATTTTGTT GTCTCATCACTTCTTCAGGTTGCTGGAATAACTCTTTGCTTGGGTGCTGCAGCCAAAATTTCCCATAGGGCACAGGGGATTGCATCGCTAGCAAGTAGATGGCATGCAACGGTGACATGCAGTTCTGCTGATGCATCTCAAATAAGAATATCAAGTAGCATGGGGAACTTGGGTATTGCCAGTACATTGGGGTCAGTGTTTACAAATAACTCGGAAAGTGATTTGGGGTCGCTGGAACATATTGCAATGCCTAGAATTACACATTTGGATTCCTATATGTCTTCATACCTCAAGAGACAAGCCTTTG CCAGAGATTGCTCTTCCCTCGCAGTCATTTTGGCTTGA